The genomic interval AATTAGGCTAAGTGTGATTGAAAGAAGTTTGAAATGCATGCCTTTTGATTTGTGAAGTTCTAAGTTAGGAATATTTCCTTTGTTCTTCATAGATCTTGCGGTTTCACTTTAACCACGAAGAGCATAAAAACGTGCATTGATTTCCGTTATTTAATCTTGCAACTCGTTTCGTTCATTGGAATATTTCCATAGTTGTGATCGTAGTAATTTTGACACTCTTTCTCAGCAGCTTCTTTGTTCGATTTAATCTTAAACGCTTCGATGGTACCTCCAGGGTTTGTGCACTCGCAAGTACGTATTTTCTTACAGTTACAAAGCAATAAACTAGAAAGGGCGATTAAAAGGATTCCTGTTTTTTTCATCTTGAGACAAATTTGTTTCTGAGTGCAAAGATATTTTAAAATAGGATGTTGAAGGGTTTTGATGAGAAACTTTAATAAATCTCCATAGGATAAAGTAACAAATGAGAATAGCCAAGGTCGCGGAAGAAATAAATAACAAATGGAAAATCTCCTGAGCTTTTCCAGGTTTTCTTTAAAATTGGTTCATTGATCGTAGCTTTTCCATGAGGGGACAGTTCGTTTTTATACCTCTCTATTGTTTATGGAGGGTTTTTATCCATCATTATGTGAACGGTTGTGCGTTATTCCTTGACTAAAAATACCAAAAACTTTATCCGAGGGACAGTAAATCCTATACTTTCATCATATTCATTTATAAGTACTTTACTCAATCCAATTTTTGAGTTGGGATAGGAATTTCGATATGTTTTTACAATGTCTAAATTTGAAATTTTTGACCAAACGAGTGAACAGTTAATGTTACTTTGAGGAAACAATAACTGAAATTTAGTAGAATCAAATGGAATTGAATAGTTTAATAGTTGTAATTTGGTTTTATCGATTTCGGAAGTCAGAAAGGAAAAGTCAGTTGATGAATTCCAAAGTAAAGTATCTGGATTTGGACTAAATTTCCAATAGGTATAATCGTTCACTACATTCGAATTTGTGTCGATATACAGAGGTAATGAATCATTCGTGAGTTCCGAAGATGCTAAATTGTATTCATAAACAGATTCCAACGAATCCCCAATTTTTAAGATCAAGAGATTTCCGCTTGATTGGTAATAGTTTGAACTAATTGTTGGTTGAATTTTATCTTTTTTACAACTAAAAAAAATTAAACCAATTAAAAGAAAGAATAAAGGTGTTCTCATAAGTTCGAGATTAATGTTTTTAATTTGTGAGTTATGAGTAGTAACGTTTTATTCTCAAAAGAGGTTGGTGATTTCTATGTGAAAGATATTCCGATCTTAATCTAAGAGAAACAATTCGATTCACTATTTATCTGCAACTACAACGACTACATTTCCTTTTTTGTGTCCCAATTCCACATACTCGTGTGCCTCACGTACTTGATCTAGTGGGTATGTTCTGTCTATTACGGGTTTCAAATTTCCTTCAGAAATGTATTGCTGGAAAAGATCGAGGTAGTGTTTTTTCTCAGAGGTCATCGATTTAATTGAAACGTACCTTCCTGTTTTAACCAGTAAGGGTTTCAATTGTGAAGCGGGAATTTTTCCAACAGCATCAAAGATGATGTCAAATCGTGCGCCCAATCGAGGAATATCGGTTCGGTCGTAAGCAATGGCTTCGTAAGCTCCAATCGACTTTGCGAGGTCCAAGTTGGCATTACTGCAAACTGCTGTAACCTGTGCTCCAAATTGATTAGCCAATTGAACAGCATAAGTACCCACACTTCCCGAAGCACCGTAAATGAGTATTTTATCAGATTTTTCGATCTTGGCTTTCAAGAGTAAATTTAGTGCAGTCATGGCCCCAATGGGAAGGGTTGCGGCTTCTTCAAACGTGAGTTCTTTTGGCTTGTGTGCAACAACGCCTTGTTTCCCGCTTTCGGGAATGCAGACATATTCGGCATAAGCGCCTTGTTTCAAACCTGTGGTCGTTCCATAGACTTCATCGCCCACTTGAAATTGGGTCACATGATTTCCAATTGCTTCCACGATTCCTGAAAATTCAAGCCCTAAAACAGGGCGCTTGGGTTTGGTGATTCCCGTGAATAAGCGCAAAAGAATAGTGAAGAGTTTAGAACCAGGAAATACTCCTCTGCGCATCCAAATAGTTCCTGCTGTAACAGAACTTGCCCGAACCCGAACTAACAATTCTTTTCCCTGAGGAATCGGTTTTGGAAGTTCTTCGGGTTGAAGGACATCTGGAGTTCCATAGTTTCTGTATACAATTGCTTTCATATTCTCTTTGCACGAAGGGGTTTGAGATTGCAAGATAAAAGGTGATCTTTAGCTTCAAAGCGGTGTTGTGATGAAAGGTGAGAAGGGATTTGTTAGCGGATGGAGGAAGTGGCTAGTTGTTTCTATAATGTACGAGCGTGACGCTCGCACCAGCTTTGGGGACAAGCTACTCGCGTCAGCTTGATGTAAGAGACACAAATCTGTGGTTTTTCTATATTTTACTTTTCAAGTCCATCTGTACATGTAAAACTCTTTCAATTTCTATCTCATTTTTAGAAATTTCTCGATAGAAAATAAGATGTTCACCACATTTATAACCGAGAACATTTAGTGAAAGAATTTCATAGGGTTTTCCAAGTTTTGGATTACTAGCCAAATCCATGCATGAGGCAATTAGTAAGTTATAATATTTCTCAGCTTGATTTTCTGACCATTCTTCAACGGTATAATCCCAAATTTCTATTAGATCGTTGAGCGCTCTTCTAGTAAATTTATAATTAGCCATCTATTTTTTTCTCGCTTTTAGACTTTCTAAAAACTGATTAGACTCAAAATCTTCAGCAATTCCGCTATCAATCCCTTCTTGAATTGCTTTTCGTAACGAAATAATTTTGTTTTCTTCCTCTTCAAGAAGGCGAAGACCAGCACGTACAACTTCACTTGCATTATTGAACCGACCTTTATTGACAGTGCTTTCAATAAAACTCTCAAAATGATTTCCTAGAGATATAGATGTATTACGTCCCATGTTTTACTTTTTAGCTAAGTTACCAAAAAGTGGTAACTTTTCAAATTTCACAACGGTTTTTTGAAAATATCAGATAATGGATAATAACGATATCCATGTATGCAAATAGTGTTTCAGTTATTTGCCCGCAAAGTAGAAAATATTTTAATATCTGATATACTTCTCCGTAATTCTTTGGGAACTTCGACTGACAAACGCACGTGAATGGCTTACAATTGAGTAGATAGGGGTTTACAAAGCAATAAGATGTCTCTTACAATCGAGTTGATGAGGTATTACAAAGAAGAAAGTGAGTCATACAATTGAGTAGATAGGGGATTACAAAGTGGGAAGACACCCCTTGCAAAGCCATCAATGAGGTATTACAAAGCAGGAAAGTACCCCTTACAATGGACTCGATGGGGTATTACAATGGAGTAAGTTAGTCATACAATAGAGTCGATTAGGTATTACAAAGGAGAAAGTGACCCCTTACAATTGAGTTGATGAGGTATTACAAAAGAGAAAATAACCCTTACAAAGGAGTAAGTGACCCTTTACAATGAAGTTGATGAGTAACTTTTTAAGAAGGAAGTAGACAAAGATAAGTAGAGGTAGATAGTTTAGTTAAGGAGGTTTATTATGAGTTGAATAATCCTTCCTCTGTGTTCTTCTGTGCTCGTCCGTGGGAGAAATTCATTTACATCCTGTGTCGGTCTCGATAATAAATACTCATCCTTCGTATTTCACTCGACCTGACACGTGAGGGGTTTAACTAAACCGATTTACTCAATATTCCTTCATTTATTATTGGTTTCCAGCATTTTTCCGTCGTAATTTTACACCATGAAATACGCATTACTTGCTCTTTTGATGGCTTTTGGAATTGCTGCTTCGGCACAAATGGTTCCGCTTCGCATTGTTTCCTACAATTTATTGAACTTCCCCAACGGAAGAAACGATTGTGGTGGTGGAAATACCAATCTTCCCAATCGGGCGGATACTCTGCGCAAGATTATGCAATACCTGAAACCAGATATTTTGGCTGGTTGTGAGATTCAAACGGCTGCAGGGTGCGATAGTGTTTTGAATCGCTCGCTCAATGTTTTTGGAACGACTTATTACCAACGTGCGGCTTTTATCTCGAACTCTAGTGGGGGAGACTTGCAGAATATGTTGTTCTACAATTCGAATAAACTCACTTTAAAAGAACAACGTATCATCCAAACAGGTGTGCGCGATATCAATCATTACATTTTGTATGTCAACGACAATACTTTGCCACAGCACCACGATACGTGTTTTATCGAAGTGTTTATGTGTCATTTGAAAGCGGGAAGTGCAAGTGCTGAGCAGGCAACGCGTGCTGAGCAAACAGCTTTGTTGCGTACCGTTTTGGATGCGCGACCACAAGGACGACATTTGTTTGTTTGTGGTGATTTGAATACTTACAGAAGCAGTGAAGTATGCTACCAAAATTTAATCACGGGAGGCGCTTCTTCTTTGAAAGATCCAATCAATATCTCTGGAAATTGGACGAATAATAGCTCATTTGCTGCTATTCACACGCAATCTCCACGAGTAAGTGGTTCTACAGATTGTGGTGTTACTGGCGGATTAGACGATCGTTTTGATCACATTCTAGTATCACAAAATGTGATGAATGGGGCTAACTTATTGCAATACACGACTTCTTCGTATAAAGCAATTGGAAACGATGGAAACCATTACAATCAAAGTCTTTTGACGGGAACGAATTCCCAATATCCGGATTCTGTTGTGCGAGCATTGTATTACTCTTCGGATCATTTGCCTGTAAAATTAGATGCTACAGTAACGATTCCAACCACAAATGGATTGAATTTAACGCTGACAATGACAGGTGGAGCGTGTCAAACAGGTGGAACAAGTGTAACAGTTCATCCAAATTTGGGTCAGACTCCATACACGTATCAATGGACAGCAAATGCAGGTCCACAAACTTCTGCGACGGCTACTAATTTATCTGCAGGAAGTTATTGTGTAACAGTAACCGACAACAACGGACTTTCTGATGTCGTTTGCTTCGAAGTAACGGCTAATAACCCTTTAACAGCAAGTGTTTTTCCAGGATTGGATGATGGAACGTGTAACGGTCAAACCTTCGCGGTTGCAACGGGAGGCGAGGCACCATATTTGTATCAATGGAATGATCCACAGAATCAAACAACTGCTACAGCGAGTAATTTGTGTGCAGGAACATATACCTGTGTAATTACGGATCAAAATGGGTGTTCAGTAACGGTTCAAGCAATTATTCAGTCGGAAACAACTTCTTTGAACGAATTATTTGCTGAATCAACAGTATCGTTTTTCCCAAATCCAGCTTCAGAAAACCTCACGATTCAACTAGAAAGCGCCAAGTCTTTAGAAATGATCGAATTACGCATTTTGAGTGTTTCAGGAGAAGTGGTGAAGGCACTACAAGTCGATTTTTCTGGAACGAATCAGGTAATGATTTCCTTGAATGAATTGCAGAATGGGGTTTATTTAGTCGAATTGGAGAAAGATGGAGTTTTTATTCGGAAAATGATTGTTAAAAGGACTTAAGACGATAGACTCAAGACAAGAGACTTGATTCACATAAGCTGAATAGTGTCCCGTCGTAGTTTTAGATGTTTGAATAAACATACTAAAATCAATGCATAAGACTAAGATTTAGTCTAAAGTCTTTTGTCTCTAGTCTTCACTGCTCTTAAGCTTCAATATTCTTCTTCATATTCCCCAATCCTTCTTCGAAATCTTTTCCAACCAGATTTTCCATGTTTACCAAAAGCATAAAAACATTGAATGGAAATGGAGTTTTACTGTTGAATCCCCACGCAACTTTAGTCTGACTTTCATTTACTGCATTTACTGTAAAGTATACATTTGCACTGCTTTGCATCGGCTTCAGGAAGCGGATCTCGTTTTCAATTCGTTGATTTGGGATTAGTTTTTTGATTTCTTGTTCGCCTTCACCTACTTTTTTGTGCTGGCTTTCCCATTTGGAAATAAATCCAACAGTTTTGTCCGTACCGATGTAGGTTTTCTTCATGTCCGGATCCAATTGGGTCCATTTGCTCCAAAGATCCTGCTTTTGCAGGGATGTCAGGAAATCATATGTTTCAGGTAGTGGTTTGTTGACTGTGATGGTGCGTTCTACGGCAAAATCTTTCTTGCTGAAAGCAGCAATAATGAATACAAGGGCAATCAGTCCGCCAATCGCACCAAGAATAATCCAAACAATCATCATAGCTTTAAAATTTTAGGTAAATAAACGATTTTTTTGGTGGATATTAAGACCCTAATGTCTGGTTGTAATTTCCCAATTCTCCGTTTGGTTCGGGTTCTTGATTTGATCGAGAATCAGCCGGAAGATCGTTTTTCCTTTTTCGTGGCTGGTATATAAGCGGAATGTGAATCCATCCAATTCAATTGCTTCCTCAGATAAATCAGTATCTGCAAAATAGCCTTGAATGGATGTGATCTCCTTCTCAAGGGATGTATTGTTCTTTAGATATTCCAGGAAACGGTCTCTTTTCTCCAGAAGGAATTCCTGTTTTTTTCCACGGTAGCTGAACCTTGCTTCCAAAACCAGGTTTAGGTTGTCACAGCCGGAGAATTCTGCGGAGAACTCAAACTCTTCGGTTTTGTATTTCTCATAAACCAGTTCGGTGTAATTATGCATTTCAATGGTTCTGGTAACTTCTGATTTCCCCTTGAAAAGCTGTTTGTTTTTCCATTTTGCCAATTCACAGTCTGTTAGGTAACTTTCTTCGTAAACATTACTGTCTGTGTAAATGAAGCTGATCATGGTTGTTTTCAGATCTTCCGCGTTTTCTGGCATGTAAGTTCTGTAATTTTGCATAGCTCGAGCAGTCATTTTCTTGTTTTTAAAAGAGATCCGCTCTATTAAATTATAAGAAAAGGGCGCAGAAAGAAGAATTTCATGTTTCTGAAGAATGGCTTTATTTGGTCCCATCAGGCAATAGATCAGCTTCTCATTCGTATTTGCACTCCCGCCAAGCATTCCGTCCGAAGTGCGGTAAACGATGAAATCAGATATGCTGTCATTGTTCAGGTATTCTTTTGCACGAATCGTATACCGAACATGGTACGAATCACCTTTGATTGGAAAATAGATGGAATGATCTTTATAATCGATCTTCGCACGTTTGTCATTTTTGACCTCTTCGTCAATTAGAAGTTTAATCAGGTCCGGATCTTCAATTTCAACCCATTTCTCCTCCTCATAATCATCTGAATAATACTCATAATCGTCGATCGGTTGTTCCGTTTCAACGAGTTCCGTCTTTTTCTTTTTGGGAACTGCTGGCTTGCTTTCTGATGTGGATTCACCACAGGAAATCAACAAGGATGCACCAAGAAAGGAAATTAGGCTGTTTAGAAGGAGTTTTGAAAGCATTTTTTGGATATTAAGACTCTATATTCTATCTGCTCTATGTGCTCTATTTGTCCTATGTGGTTAAAAAAGTATGTGATCTTAATGTCTTACTACAGGATAACATAAACAATACTTCTCCACGGGTTGAGCCAATGCTGAAATATTCAGATTATCAGAAGCCTTCGAAACGTCAATCGTTTGACCATCTTTGAGCAATAAGTTAATCGTTTGTTTCACCTGGCTATATGCATTGTTCGACAGCAATTCTGAATACACAAAGTAGTTGATTTCTTCATCGTCTAATTGATATTGCGTTCTTACCAATTCTTTTTCCATCAATATTCTATCAGGACTAAAGGGTTCTTTCGCGATTTCAACTTTATGTAAGTTTCGATTTACCAAATTCGTAGAAAGAATAGACAAAACTTTATCCGAATGATCTTGCCACACTTTTACAGCTCCCATAATGTCGTAATCATCCAATTGAGCGAAGATTTTCAATATTTCAGGATTCGTTTCAAAGTCTACTTTTTGAATTTCATTCGTCATGAAAAACAACAAGGCCGGACTTCCAAACAAGGTTTCGCCATCGCGAATCAATTTTTTTGCTCTTCTTAGAATGTTAATCAACATAAATTCACCGGAAACAACGGTTTTATGTAAGTAAACTTGCCAGTACATCACACGTCTTGCAACCAAGAATTTTTCAATGCTGTAAATTCCTTTTTCGTCGATTACCAACTGATCGTTATGTACGTTCAACATCTCAATGATGCGTTCCGTTCCAACAATTCCCTCCGAAACTCCAGTAAAAAAACTATCTCTTGTCAAATAGTCTAATCGATCCATGTCCAACTGACTTGAAACCAGTTGATACAAGAATTTTTTGTGGTACTTATTAGCGAAAATCATCAAAGCACGCTCTAAATCATCTGAATTTTCAGGGAAATCGCGTTTTAATGCTTGAATGAAGTAATAGGAAATTTGTTCGTGGCTGACATTTTTCACGATGTCGTATTCCAGCGCATGACTGAAAGGGCCGTGACCAATATCGTGCA from Fluviicola taffensis DSM 16823 carries:
- a CDS encoding HD domain-containing protein, with amino-acid sequence MRTNTHRNNKKKIINDPVYGFISIPDEFIFDLVEHPFFQRLRRIKQLGMTHLVYPGALHTRFHHAIGAMHLMTQAISVIRRKGHEITEEEERAVLVAILLHDIGHGPFSHALEYDIVKNVSHEQISYYFIQALKRDFPENSDDLERALMIFANKYHKKFLYQLVSSQLDMDRLDYLTRDSFFTGVSEGIVGTERIIEMLNVHNDQLVIDEKGIYSIEKFLVARRVMYWQVYLHKTVVSGEFMLINILRRAKKLIRDGETLFGSPALLFFMTNEIQKVDFETNPEILKIFAQLDDYDIMGAVKVWQDHSDKVLSILSTNLVNRNLHKVEIAKEPFSPDRILMEKELVRTQYQLDDEEINYFVYSELLSNNAYSQVKQTINLLLKDGQTIDVSKASDNLNISALAQPVEKYCLCYPVVRH
- a CDS encoding type II toxin-antitoxin system RelE/ParE family toxin; amino-acid sequence: MANYKFTRRALNDLIEIWDYTVEEWSENQAEKYYNLLIASCMDLASNPKLGKPYEILSLNVLGYKCGEHLIFYREISKNEIEIERVLHVQMDLKSKI
- a CDS encoding T9SS type A sorting domain-containing protein, coding for MKYALLALLMAFGIAASAQMVPLRIVSYNLLNFPNGRNDCGGGNTNLPNRADTLRKIMQYLKPDILAGCEIQTAAGCDSVLNRSLNVFGTTYYQRAAFISNSSGGDLQNMLFYNSNKLTLKEQRIIQTGVRDINHYILYVNDNTLPQHHDTCFIEVFMCHLKAGSASAEQATRAEQTALLRTVLDARPQGRHLFVCGDLNTYRSSEVCYQNLITGGASSLKDPINISGNWTNNSSFAAIHTQSPRVSGSTDCGVTGGLDDRFDHILVSQNVMNGANLLQYTTSSYKAIGNDGNHYNQSLLTGTNSQYPDSVVRALYYSSDHLPVKLDATVTIPTTNGLNLTLTMTGGACQTGGTSVTVHPNLGQTPYTYQWTANAGPQTSATATNLSAGSYCVTVTDNNGLSDVVCFEVTANNPLTASVFPGLDDGTCNGQTFAVATGGEAPYLYQWNDPQNQTTATASNLCAGTYTCVITDQNGCSVTVQAIIQSETTSLNELFAESTVSFFPNPASENLTIQLESAKSLEMIELRILSVSGEVVKALQVDFSGTNQVMISLNELQNGVYLVELEKDGVFIRKMIVKRT
- a CDS encoding SRPBCC family protein, producing MMIVWIILGAIGGLIALVFIIAAFSKKDFAVERTITVNKPLPETYDFLTSLQKQDLWSKWTQLDPDMKKTYIGTDKTVGFISKWESQHKKVGEGEQEIKKLIPNQRIENEIRFLKPMQSSANVYFTVNAVNESQTKVAWGFNSKTPFPFNVFMLLVNMENLVGKDFEEGLGNMKKNIEA
- a CDS encoding NAD(P)-dependent alcohol dehydrogenase; protein product: MKAIVYRNYGTPDVLQPEELPKPIPQGKELLVRVRASSVTAGTIWMRRGVFPGSKLFTILLRLFTGITKPKRPVLGLEFSGIVEAIGNHVTQFQVGDEVYGTTTGLKQGAYAEYVCIPESGKQGVVAHKPKELTFEEAATLPIGAMTALNLLLKAKIEKSDKILIYGASGSVGTYAVQLANQFGAQVTAVCSNANLDLAKSIGAYEAIAYDRTDIPRLGARFDIIFDAVGKIPASQLKPLLVKTGRYVSIKSMTSEKKHYLDLFQQYISEGNLKPVIDRTYPLDQVREAHEYVELGHKKGNVVVVVADK
- a CDS encoding type II toxin-antitoxin system ParD family antitoxin, producing MGRNTSISLGNHFESFIESTVNKGRFNNASEVVRAGLRLLEEEENKIISLRKAIQEGIDSGIAEDFESNQFLESLKARKK